The Jaculus jaculus isolate mJacJac1 chromosome 1, mJacJac1.mat.Y.cur, whole genome shotgun sequence nucleotide sequence GAGTTgatggcaggaggatcaggagttctaatggagcctaggctacatgagaccttgtaaataaataaatactctgattttttttttcttttttttttggtgttttgaggtagggtttcactctagcccaggctgacctggaattcactatggagtctcagggtggcctcgaactcacggcaatcctcctacctctgcctcccgaatgctgggattaaaggcatgcgccaccacgcccggctgggtttttgttttgaagcaggttctcagtttagtccaggctgaacttAAACTTAAACTCACTcagtagaccaggctggccttgagctcacagtgagactctttcctcagcctcctgagtgctgaaactaaaggattgtgtcaccatacccaccataaataaatacttctgtGGGCATAACTCCTGTCAGGCCTCATATGGGGTAAGCCTATTGTGACCTCTTCCTATATCTCccttccaggctgctgtgcatGTTGTCCTGTGGGCTGTGCCAAATGTGCCCAAGGATGTGTCTGCAAAGAAGCTTCCGGCAAGTGCACCTGCTGCGACTGATGGGAGTCAGCCCTGCTCCCCTGTGTAAATAGCATGACATGTACAAACCTGGATTTGTTTTCCATACAACTCACCTACTTGCCAGACTcctttgtttgtctgtttgttgtttttcaaagtagcatctcactctagcccaggctggcctggaattcaccatgtaatctcagagtggcctcaaactcatggtgattcacctacctctgcctcctgagtgctgagattaaaggcatgtgccaccctgcccagttcTTCAGACCCCTTGTTCTATGAAATATGTGAAAGATAATAAAAGTGTCTTGATTCTGACTTCggttttctttgtgtgtcttGAATATAAGGAACTTTGTGAGGGAGTGAAACCAATGCAGAGACTTGGGCTCTGGACTCAAATGTTagtcccacccctcccccaaatagGCAAGTGACACTAAACTTTATCCTCTGAACAGTACAAAAGCAGGTCCTAGCGCTTCTggtatgtgtgttgggggtggagggaggcggACATGGTTTTGTCCATCCCTATTGAACGCATTGATGGTTCAGAAACTTCataatccttgggctggagagaaggctcagcgggtaaaggtgcttgttagcaaagcctgacagacagggtttgattccccagtacccacataaagccacatgcacagtttGTACATGAGTCTGAAGCTCATCtgcagtgtatgtatgtatgtatgtgtgtgtatatatacatacatatacatatatatatataaaatatatatgcatgtatgtatgtatgtatgtgtcccAATCCTGTATTTGCAGTCTCTGACTCTTAGGTTCAACTTTGGTTTCTCATGAGGTTTGAAGCTTAAAAGTGACCGCAAGGTTGGAAACCTAACTCTGAGGTTTCTGGGGCCCTCTCTGGAGTTTCTCAAATTTAATGGAGGAAGAAACCATTTAACTAAGCCTTGGTTAAGTGAAATAGCATTAATTGTATAGATAATGAAATTATAAGAATAGCATCCAGCAAGTATGATATATAAAGAAGTATaaggaggtgcacgcctttaatctcagcattaagaatacagagtggagccgggcgtggtggcgcacgtctttaatcccagcactcgggaggcagaggtaggaggattgccatgagttcgaggccaccctgagactccatagtgaattccaggtcagcctgggctagagtgaggccctacctcgaaaaaccaaaaaaaaaaaaaaaaaggaatacagagtgaattccaggtcaatatgggttagagagagaccctacctcacaaaaagggGATGaggaccctcaaaaaaaaaaaataaataaaactaaacatttATTGTGCATATTTCATTTTTGGACTGTCTGGCTATGTAATCTAACCCCTGGCTGGCCTCAtacactatatagtccaggctggcttccaactcccaGCAATAGTCTTGCCGcagcctctccagggctgggatttaGAGGCGGGTACCTCTATGGCCAGACAGATGTTCATTATGCTGTGCGCTGCACACAGTGTAGACCGTCCCCAGTGTAGGGACCACACATTTAAAGTAGCGCTGGCCCAGACATCCACGAAAGTGCCATCGGTGGCCAGGACCCCTGGCAGGACACTAGTTCACGAGTGAGGGTTCCCAGCTGTGACTGGGCTCCGGGCCTTTGGAAGTTCCTTGCAGAGTCATCATGAATTTGCTCTTTCAGATTCTAGTCCTGGCCACTTTGGATCAGCAATATGACCATAAATCCAGAGGTGCGCGGGGAGCTATGGAGAGCCCCAGGAGAGTTTTATAACAACTAGGACTACACCTGTGTCCCTAAATTTCCCCACCCATAGTCCCTGGAAGAAAGTGGAGCAGAATCTCCTTACTGCTGTGCAGAATCGAAATAGGACCAAAAAGACTACGGGGTGGACCAGCGGACTGACTGGGCAGGCAGAGTGCAAGGGAGAGACCACGTGACACCAGCGGCCATCCCTACGCACTGCTCACCCTAGCTCAGCGACTCGGGAGCATGGACTCGAACAAGGCGGCGGTGACAGCCACAGCACGTGTCTGGGCTTGCGAGACAGCCACGATTAGGTTCCCGGAACGTTGGTGGATGGGGTGGGACAAACAGGGACCTGGAAGGGGGTCGCCAGGACGCAGGGAGGTGGCGCGGGGCCGGGCGCACAGCTCCAGCTCTGGGCGCCCGAGGAGCGGCCGGCGGTGTGCACAGATTCTGCGCCCAGCTCGCAAGCCGCGCTCGGCCCAGCCCGGCGTccagggcggggcggggcgcctGCGCACGGCCCAAGCCACGCGGTCCCGCCAGCTGCACGCTCTATCGCCCCTAGCGGCTACCCGGCACCTTCGCGCCTTTTGCACAGCTTCCCCGGAGCTGGAAAATGGTGCCCAGCTTTAGATGTGCCTGGGATTGAGGAGAGGGGTCTCTCCTGGGGATCTGAGCATAGAAGGCCCAGTTTTTCCAGTGCTTTCTTTCTGAGTTCCTGGGAGCACGTCCATCTTCCTTGTCCTTACCTGTCAGAGTtcatatcaatcagtctctcttctattttgatgtcatggtcttttcctcttcttacgatggtcttgtgtaggtagtgtcaggcactatgaggtcatgaatatccaggccattttatgtctggagggagcacgttgtaaggagccctaccctttctttggctcttacattctttctgccacctctttggaGTGTGGAACCTTTCCTTATGAGGTGAAAGAGGGACGGCACATCAGCCCTTTTCAAATGAAGGGACGGGAAGCCCCTCAGCTTTCTGAGAGACCTCAGGAGCTCCCTGGGCTGGCCATGCTCAGAGGAGGGATGATGGGTAGTTAAAGAGCTTGTGCTGTGTCTTCGTTCTCACTGCTGcctctggtagtttgaatgtacggtcccatagactcagatgttttattagaattgagcccctagcaggcaggtCCTTGctccgggggtgggggtggggtcacTGGGGCCAGATCtgggagtccagccctaaggtgtgtggagaacAGTTTGGAACTTCAGCTGTTGGAGCTTTTTGGTGTTGGCTGGCTGTTTGGTAGTGTCTCTCTACTTGGACCTATGAAAATGacccagtttcttctgccattgatggtgttcccctagaatttgtaagcctgaaataaacactttcctcctacAAACTACTATTGGTTAGATGTTTGTCCTAGCATGggggagctgactgcaacatccccCCACCTCAGGCTCACGCAGGTGCAGGATGCAGGAGTCCCTCCTTCAGAAGGAGTAaatggggccttgctggaggctgAGGGCTGGACTGAATCAGAGGAGGAGACCCAGAGGGCAGCAGGTGGGAGCAGGCTGCCCAGTGACCTGGGCCCCATGACCATCCTCTTTCCCTTCAGGACCTGATTTGTGATCAGAGCAAGAAGCACTTGGAGATGGTTGATTCTTACTCTTTAGAACAGGGACACTGAGGCCCAGACCTGATACTGGAGGACTTCTATAAGTGAACAGTTCTGGAGGTCTGGCCTTCTTTTGA carries:
- the LOC101616990 gene encoding metallothionein-2, giving the protein MDPNCSCAAGGSCTCAGSCSCKECKCTSCRKSCCACCPVGCAKCAQGCVCKEASGKCTCCD